In a genomic window of Clavelina lepadiformis chromosome 7, kaClaLepa1.1, whole genome shotgun sequence:
- the LOC143464649 gene encoding all trans-polyprenyl-diphosphate synthase PDSS2-like has product MLTRKFGHFSRRLFVYSGSDAFSVRNHPNEKRNLSSFKNPFKSSNSGLDKVISDAEKIVGFPTSFLSLRTLLSDELSGVAMHIRKLVKSNHPLLSIARGVLFDSKDSVQGRGIVVLLLSKAIVENASGIDHIQANEAFNKQRALAELTELIHIAFLVHRGIVNKNTIDESCNGSSSDKYWSEMEIGNKMAVLSGDFLLANACAALADLKNLQVVNLMSKAISDMSHGFFILPESGKFSAMASLDDLPDSTEKWEDVMCLAYGSLLSNACRSVTEFVDMGDKYGDVCSNFGKHFTLAHQASFDFQRISKLDHSNNGKINLAPSELCALPVVIAAHDNGGRKWFEQFLKKSEKDGRLILMTEELNSHVRESSSIMEKCRDVGSKHRMLALDCLKELPESEARDSLEKLTCAFSDVG; this is encoded by the exons ATGCTCACAAGAAAATTTGGTCACTTTTCCAGAAGATTGTTTGTGTATTCAG GATCGGATGCTTTTAGTGTGAGAAATCACCCAAATGAAAAACGCAATTTGTCATCATTCAAAAACCCATTCAAAAGCTCGAATAGCGGATTAGATAAGGTGATTTCTGATGCAGAGAAAATAGTTGGTTTTCCCACTTCATTTTTAAGTTTACGGACGCTTTTGAGTGATGAACTCAGCGGAGTTGCGATGCACATCAGGAAACTCGTCAAGTCGAATCATCCACTTCTGTCAATAGCCAG AGGAGTATTGTTTGACTCAAAAGACAGCGTTCAAGGCCGTGGTATTGTTGTGTTATTATTGTCAAAAGCCATTGTTGAAAATGCTTCTGGAATTGATCATATCCAAGCAAATGAAGCATTCAACAA GCAACGGGCTTTAGCTGAGTTGACGGAACTCATTCATATCGCATTTTTAGTCCATCGAGGAATAGTCAATAAAAACACGATCGATGAAAGCTGTAATGGCTCCAGTAGCGATAAATATTGGTCAGAAATGGAAATTGGGAATAAAATGGCCGTGCTCAGTGGTGACTTCTTATTGGCCAATGCATGTGCTGCTCTGGCAGATTTGAAGAATCTTCAG GTCGTTAATCTGATGTCAAAGGCCATTAGTGACATGTCGCATGGATTCTTTATTTTACCCGAGTCAGGCAAGTTCTCAGCTATGGCCTCTCTTGATGATCTGCCAGATTCTACAGAGAAATGGGAAGATGTTATGTGCCTTGCATATGGAAGTTTGTTGTCAAAC GCGTGCAGGTCTGTTACTGAATTTGTAGATATGGGAGATAAGTACGGAGATGTTTGCAGCAACTTTGGGAAACATTTTACTTTGGCACACCAG GCTAGTTTTGATTTCCAACGAATTTCTAAACTTGACCACAGCAACAATGGCAAAATAAACTTGGCCCCGTCTGAACTTTGCGCTTTGCCTGTCGTGATCGCTGCTCATGACAACGGTGGCAGGAAATGGTTTGAACAATTTCTGAAAAAGTCCGAAAAAGACGGAAGATTGATTCTCATGACAGAAGAA CTGAATTCCCACGTACGTGAAAGTTCATCAATAATGGAAAAATGCAGAGACGTTGGGAGCAAGCATCGGATGTTGGCTCTTGATTGCCTCAAAGAACTCCCTGAAAGTGAAGCGAGGGACTCTTTAGAAAAACTGACTTGTGCTTTCTCAGATGTTGGctaa
- the LOC143465972 gene encoding uncharacterized protein LOC143465972, with product MGNGCTSYKAVKLAETTTKLPKLKLVLVGESTGGKSSILERFEKNHFQDEYLPTKTVNIISVVKKVNIPDQGIISLELWDVPDHERTDLRKSYYLNADAVIVVVDLADDENAFDNAVKWKHDVSSNLLHSRPVDKSTVVDHSNAARLDYFKPKSNAVPLLLLGNKFDLVKEAFLREQYSLYDATSSQAHNSATHRGNNDITDNGTHPEEMNTTYPDLVNSTESGKLGEEEDNTEDVKSDTTPPAKSAEDVEEKEKPPVNGSCEDEHKEGANESTTAETPPDHASNETKPLLENGNLADDGVTMEIDNPGHKSDNNNITDNPEPSVDGEGPDPPAASQDELEAEKPSTETQNGDESDVDEIHATQKKFKKLSPKDLFIHNQEMETLQEENKPKLLVTAQAKTKSLSTDGVSAPSIATTFMLPPCIEQLEKCAEEHGFIAGIPVSAKDSKGGIHEAMQSLIRHVVSKRHDTSTERKRKTDESTSMRSEFSQVKRTKNQQNHTSANGFSQLREVGVIEIDEVLKKCNDVLREADNMNTAYRESIHIFKKACFQRQLIGSRQASIEECISAVKDSVESPSWTNNGTSDIRAKLLRAEAKPEFRLVTIEEENFLNLSISSLSDGVDGRNNKNEIAPPSDLLFILGIYHEKVHKSCSNVMLSSVQLEEVLLQLHKQISAKEENAWDIAVASGLSQSNVKDIMACLARAKVRVKGTADQLKDTRRSVKATQAKIRATLLF from the exons ATGGGAAACGGCTGCACTTCGTATAAAGCAg TAAAATTGGCCGAAACCACAACAAAACTGCCCAAGTTAAAACTGGTGCTTGTTGGTGAGTCGACGGGAGGGAAATCAAGTATTTTGGAAAGGTTTGagaaaaatcattttcaagaTGAATACCTACCCACTAAAACTGTTAATATTATCAG TGTCGTGAAAAAAGTCAACATTCCCGACCAAGGTATCATCTCATTAGAACTTTGGGATGTACCAGACCATGAGAGGACTGATCTCAGGAAATCCTACTATTTAAACGCTGACGCTGTAATAG TGGTTGTTGATCTTGCTGATGACGAAAATGCATTTGACAATGCCGTAAAATGGAAGCATGATGTATCATCAAACTTACTACATTCCAGACCAGTCGATAAGTCAACAGTGGTTGATCACAGCAATGCTGCAAG GTTGGACTACTTCAAACCAAAATCCAATGCTGTACCTTTGCTCTTGCTCGGAAATAAATTTGACCTC GTCAAAGAAGCTTTCCTCCGCGAGCAGTACTCCCTGTATGACGCAACGTCATCTCAAGCACACAATAGTGCAACGCATCGTGGCAATAATGACATCACAGACAATGGCACGCATCCAGAAGAGATGAACACGACTTACCCCGACCTTGTCAATAGCACGGAATCAGGAAAACTGGGTGAAGAAGAAGATAACACGGAAGATGTTAAAAGTGACACTACTCCTCCTGCAAAGAGCGCAGAAGATGTTGAGGAGAAAGAAAAGCCTCCAGTGAATGGAAGTTGTGAAGATGAACACAAAGAAGGAGCAAACGAATCAACCACAGCGGAAACACCACCTGACCACGCATCCAATGAAACTAAACCTCTCCTGGAAAATGGAAATCTCGCAGATGATGGTGTCACCATGGAAATCGATAATCCTGGACATAAatctgataataataatatcacTGATAATCCTGAACCTTCCGTTGATGGTGAAGGACCTGATCCCCCAGCCGCATCACAAGATGAGTTGGAAGCAGAAAAACCTTCAACCGAAACACAAAACGGCGATGAATCTGATG TTGATGAGATTCATGCAACACAAAAGAAGTTCAAAAAATTATCACCAAAGGATTTATTTATCCACAATCAAGAAATGGAAACCCTACAAGAAGAAAATAAACCGAAATTGTTG GTGACTGCTCAGGCGAAAACAAAAAGCTTAAGCACGGATGGTGTCAGTGCGCCAAGCATAGCGACTACTTTCATGTTACCGCCTTGCATCGAGCAATTAGAAAAATGCGCAGAAGAACACGGATTTATTGCGGG AATTCCTGTATCCGCCAAAGATTCAAAAGGTGGAATTCACGAAGCAATGCAGTCTCTCATACGTCATGTCGTCAGCAAACGTCACGATACGTCAACAGAACGGAAACGTAAAACTGACGAAAGTACAAGTATGAGGTCCGAATTCAGTCAGGTGAAGAGGACGAAAAATCAGCAAAATCACACGTCGGCGAATGGATTCAGTCAGTTGCGG GAAGTGGGTGTCATTGAAATTGACGAGGTCTTAAAGAAGTGCAACGATGTTTTGAGAGAAGCTGATAATATGAACACGGCATACCGTGAATCTATCCACATTTTcaagaag GCCTGCTTTCAACGTCAACTGATCGGTAGCAGACAAGCAAGTATTGAAGAATGTATTTCGGCCGTCAAGGATTCAGTGGAATCTCCGTCGTGGACAAATAATGGCACAAGCGATATTAGGGCCAAATTGTTACGCGCTGAAGCAAAACCAG aGTTTAGACTGGTGACAATTGAAGAAGAGAATTTCCTTAATCTTTCGATTTCAAGCCTCAGCGATGGCGTAGATGGCAGGAACAATAAGAATGAAATCGCGCCACCTTCtgatttactttttattcTCGGTATCTATCACGAAAAG GTTCACAAGTCATGCAGTAATGTGATGCTGTCTTCTGTGCAATTGGAGGAAGTTCTTCTTCAGCTgcataaacaaatttcagcgAAAGAAGAGAAT GCCTGGGACATCGCAGTAGCATCTGGTCTCTCCCAATCCAACGTCAAAGACATAATGGCGTGTTTAGCCCGAGCAAAAGTTCGCGTCAAGGGCACGGCGGACCAGCTCAAAGATACGAGACGGTCGGTGAAGGCGACACAGGCGAAGATTCGAGctactttgttgttttga